In the Silene latifolia isolate original U9 population chromosome 1, ASM4854445v1, whole genome shotgun sequence genome, tcgcacagtgggggatggacatgctagggccgttcccaacggcccccggaggaaggaagttcttgatcgtcgccgttgattacttcaccaaatgggttgaagctgtagcagtaccggcgaagaccacagcggccgtcagaaaggtaataTGGGAAAATGTGATAACTCgtttcggattaccccaagttatggtatttgaccacggccgagagttttggagtgacctaataatgaactggttggaagagcttggcatcaagtttgcatactcctccgtctgccatccacagagcaacgggcaggcggaggcagccaacaaaacaatcctcaacggtttgaaaaagacagttgaagaccttaagggaaggtgggccgatgaacttcCCGGTGTCTGTGGTCCCTccgaccacggagaaagaagcaacgggtacacccccttccacttagtctacggttcgaagcgtcctaccaattgaagcgacggtgtgccaacattcagaacggctaccttagcccagttgaaaacgaggaaggcctgaaagcctccctagacctggtcgaagaaagccgagatacaaagacgcctcaacttggcggtatatcaaaaccggatgaaaagagcctacaaccgaagagtccacaaaagagatttaaaagtgggagacctagtcctaaggaagtcggccgccaccaacaaaggaaatattcatggtaaaccgACGGCCAatcgggaaggtccctacaaggtggttgaagagatgaggccgggcacATATCAGCTGACAGACAtggaaggtgtgcctttgatgagccattggaacactgacaatctcaggaaatactttgtatagcggcggaggtgtccaaaacaactgtgggcaccccgacgcgcGTTTATACCTAATAAAGAACCTCCCAAGTTTTCCGTCAAAGTGTTCACCCCAAGAAACAGACAGGGCCAAAAGCCTCGCTCAACTCAACCAAAGCTGAGAGTAACGGGGGAACGAGTCCACATCTCCACATATGTACACAGCAGacagagccaaaacctcgatcacctcggctaattaagaccgagagtgacgggggaacgagccaatATGCTAACATATGCGCAACGGCAGTCGAAACGTAAACTCCGCCGCCCCGGCAAATTAAGACCGGGAAGAGACGAGTGAAACACGACttgccctcggcaaattaagaccgaacttaggaacgtataagtacagttgaaacgcaattctagccgcctcggcgaATTAAGACCAAAGGcttggcagaggaagcgatcaatatgtctacagatacgaacgctgtcgcacCGTAACCCCTAGCcacctcggcaaattaagaccgaaaGTCCGgcgggggacacaacggtcgatacgctaacatgtcaAAGATGTTCCAAGAACGTTAAAACACAAAGCGAAGAATGGTGATCGAGCCCCAAAGCCGAAGGCCAATGAGCAAACTTTATTAAAAATCATTGCAGGGAaagaagaatacagacgacggccgtcccccgTGGGGATAAGCCaaaaactctacctaccaaggttttacaaaaaccaaaaacaaaaaaagagaaaagcaaaaggttacggaCTTATGATTTGGAGTGCCAAAAATGGCAGGGAGAagaggcttaataattggccctaTGACCGTTGCTGCCCGCCGTCGGCATCGTCAGCAACATCATCTCCCGCAGGCAACCCGGAAGCTGTGTTGGCTGCCTTAGCCTCAGCAATctcagctgccctcattctctcagcttcctccctggccgccttcgaAAGCTCTGCAAGGGCCGCCTTTGCCGcggtctcctcctcctccttcttcgcCCTCACCACCTCAGCGGCCTTCTCCGCCGCAGCATcctccttagcctcgagcttgtcatcaaacagctcgttgAATTTTGGCCATGGAAAAGAGCCATCCGGATaaagctcctcaatcacttccctggcggcttcctcggccaggtcccggtattgggcgcacatgtttgGGAGAAGCTTGGTTAGAAGCATCTCAATGTCTTTCTCCCTTTGGGTAAGGATAGCCCTTGTGCCCCTATGCGCCTCCAACTGAGCTGGATACATTttcttccattcttccctctggGCAACAACGACGTCATAaccgcccttatacctgtcccgctcctccaacaACTTGGCAGCGGTGGCATTAgcagcctcaactttggccctctcggccgaaagcagcttctcagcttcctccgcaCGATGACGGGCAGCAAGGAgatcaagcttagccttcccggcttccccctttgcagcagagagatcaagcctaagccgttcgatCAATGGCCCTGTTTGAGccatggccttttcttgctccaaaATGCCGGAGACGGCCAGTTGAGTCCACTTTCCCAGCCTCTTGTGTATTCCCATACCCTCGGCCGCAAGCTCGGCGAGGGGGATCGTCTGGAGCAAGGAATCAACGgagacatttctatcacccgccttctcaggctgcttctctaattgccgctcGGTGAGAGCAGCAGCTGTCGACGGCGGATCTGCAAAAATCCAATCAAGGCACCTGTGTCAATATACATGGACATACCataaagcctgtcatcaggaacgcctaatgaaccggctaaatctgagccacaggttagGTCTGTACCGGAGGGTTTGGCCTTCTTGGTCGGATGCCCCTCTTCCGCGGTGGCAGCAGAAGCTTCGGCAACAGAAGCATCGGCAGCGGAAGCAGTGGCAGCAGAAGCATCGGCAGCAGGGGTGGGCTTTTTCCTCTTACGGGCAAGGGGAGATCCCTCAGCATCAGAGTCCTCCCCATTGGTAATATCAATGATCACCACCTTCTCCTTCTGGACTGCGAGAGTTGGGGGCGGAACAAAAGTTGACGCGGTCACCGCCGAGGGGGGTGTTTTACGCGTTCGACGCGGCATGGCAGCAGCCACCTTCGCCTGCGCCGCCGTAGCATCCAAGCCCTttagctgctgatccatgaggtcaGTAGGCGACGGTCGGCGATCATGCGTATCGGCCTTCGGATTCTTCTCCACGACGTTCCCATCTTTATCAAGTCCCATCTTATCAAGGAGCTCCTCAGACAGGTCTGGGCCGAAACGGTCTGAaaaagaaacgaagcaagagttaggTGAAAGGGATAAACCAAGATTCAAAATCAAAAACATTAAGGcagaaatgggcctcacaccgaccccacttaCCCTGTgccagggccggtatgaggccgacgtggcaaagcggctcgtccatCAGAATaatctgcgtcgggggcaaccAAACCTTCGGCGCCCCATCATTCTCAACCTCAAAAAGCTTcattgcccgcttctcatcctcgTTGAGATAGACCCTTGCGGCGTCCATCTTATTTTTGTTCCGGGGAATACACTTCTCACGTTCCCCCctgttctcacaccgcaaattgacgcggtgctGAAAGGTCCTAGGCAGTGGAAAATCCGCCGGGACctcaacatacacccaccgctCTTTCCAATCCTTGCAGGAGGTAAGCTTGGGGACAGTAAGATAGCCTGGCTcggtctgtatgctataccaTCCCCTGCCGCCTTGAATATTATTCCGAAGGAAATGAAGCCgacggaagaggttcaccgttgggatCTCACCTCTGAAGAGACACAGCCACACAAAACCAATGATCGTCCTAacggccaacggatgcagctgcgccacagcgacgttcattgcTTGAATAATAGAAGCAACGTATACattaagaggaaaccggagcccatactccaggtgcctcaTGTACACACCGATacaacccggaggagggcaacagacgaccTGACCCTCTCTGGGAATAACAATCCTATACTCCGGGCCATAGAAGAAATGATCTTTAAAAAGAGGACCACCGGGACAACtagcgaacttatgggtccaaacACGATCAGGGCCAGTCTTGCAGGCGTCGCCGTGGTCCAGGACTGGTTGCCTCCCCCCAGCAGGACAAGGCCTTTTCTCATCATCGGCAAAATCATCACCGTCACCATCAAcgacatcatcatcctcccaaccctccagAGCTTCTggatcgacttcaggagaaggagacctagggcccccggaccttatcgggatagcctctagtatcccctcctcattaagacgcgacggggaaccccccggcgcacggttactgggcccggcgtcagcagaagacatggcaACAACAATTATTTAACAAAGAAAAGATTGAGAATTTgattgtttaccttggaaaaaggCTTACGCCGAGTAGAAGTTCGAAggctaaaaagaagtttcgtcaaagagagTTTAAGCAAGAaagaaattttagagaaaatgaaattggtggccaatttcagggactaactaccctatttataggaaaaagcccgTGAAGAAAGACCAATCAGGGCAcggcccatgaaacgtcagccaatcagcaaacagacacgtgtcaaacatgcaaccacggaacgtcaatcgtcgcaacagttgaacgtcaatcaatgcaacaatgATCAAgcttcttcaacacgccccttcatatctctgccTGTTCTTCTCCCTCAGCAAATTCCTAAATATCTGTcatccgccggccacatgatcaaccgagcttgacagcaccggccggggcaatcaaagctcaccggcactctcaacctcggGTCCACCGGCCACCGCCATCTTctcttccacatttgatgtccattacacatccatgtggaggggggatatggtacggcctgcaCGAAAgtaagccgaggaagaagaagccggggattTAAATTCGtttcttacgcagaatatacgcttaACATACATCggagtccataccacggcatagactacgctgggggcaaattgatggggcatattctgcacccgctgaccgagtcaacacattgagcaaggtcaaggatatccacaacaAAGTCAACGACCTAGACAgcttaaccgacgcagcctgtctaGGTCCCGGCtgagacaactagccagccggggcacacatccgcgaactcatatccaagacccctcggcggtgagtcaacagggcccgccggcctgccataggtccctcggccgagggtagatcagtctttccacctgctagccacttggccacttggccactacgtgacaaaaggtgaaagtctataaatactcctctactctcattgagtagaggatccacaatttagcctaagaatcactattcatctggtaacatcttccttatctctctacaacacatactttgccaagtaacatacaacttagtCCATTCGAGTTTACTGatttgagcgtcggagtgagtacgcttggcacaaagccaagccctcagttcgctcattgttgcaggagaggccgaggagaacAATCAAGGCGAGgaagattcaaccaaagacgtcatctTACAAGCGCGGGTGGTAAAcaaacttgctctggaattacacccggaacacttagGACTTTCTCCACCTTCTCCAAATCATCAGGCCTTAGGATGAGCAAAGGAAAGTCTAATGCATACTTCAATGGGGTTCGAGATCATGTGAAAGAGGAAATTATTCAGGTCTCAGGCTGTGTTGAGGGCAAATTACCTTTTTAAATATTTAGCGGTGCCTATCAAAACAACAAGACTGACTTCCCAAGATTTTAAACCCCTTATTGAGAAAATTGTTGCTAAAAGAAGGGGGTTGGGGGCCAGGAAACTTTCATATGCAGGAAGGCTCGTACTTGTCAAGGCTGTACTTAAGACGTATCACAATTATTGGGCTACAATGTTCATTCTTCCCACTGGGGTGATAGCCAGAATTGAGCAAATTTGCAGAAACTATTTATGGGATGAAGGTGTGGAATATCTAAGATCTCCTCTAGTCTCTTGGGAGAAATTTGTAAACCCAAAATAGAAGGAGGTCTCGGCCTGAAGAATGACCTCATTTGGAATAAAGCAGCAGTGGGCAAATTGGTTTGGTGGATAACAACTAAACCTGATCATTTATGGGTCAGATGGATAAATCATATCTATCTCAAAGGCAAAGGTTGGCAAGATTACTCCCCGCCTGATGATACCAGCTGGTATTGGAGGAAGGTCTGTCATACCAAAGACATTTTCAAAGAAGCATATACCCATCAGGTTTGGAAAATCAAATAGGCCTCGAATATACTATAGCAAAAGGTTACGAATGGCTCAGGGATAAAGGGGACAAAGTTAAAGGCTGTGACTCAGTGTGGAATAAATGGCCAATCCCCAAACACATCATGTTAACTTGGATTTATCAACACAATAGCCTCAACACGAATGACAAGCTTCACAGATTGGGCATCACGACAAAGACTAATTGTTGTATTTGTGATGCAGATAAAGAGAGCTCGGAACATCTGTTTTCAGATGCTCTTATAGTCATCTAGTCTTAAATAGTATCAACAAATGGATCGGTATAAACTTACCTCTTCAAGATATTCTTGATTGGAGATTGCAACATGGTGGATCGAAATTCCAAAAGGGCATCATCAATGCTGTGTTAAATGCTTATATCTACCACGTATGGAGACAAAGGAACATGAGCAGGAATGAGCATACTTTGATGCGACCTGAAACGCTGGCTCAATCCATTATCAGAGAACTCCGACAGAGATTCGTCACTATTACTGTTAAAATCAAAGATAATGATCGAGCCTGGTTGACCGCtttgattgaaatttgaagaaGATCGAATGTTTGAGTGGGGAAGATGAAGAGAAGGAGTTGATTTGAGATGGAGATGTGATTTTGTTTTTTCATCTGAttttgatgaaccctaatttctaTTTGGGGGGTTTGGATTAGACTGCCTTTTTTGGGCGTCTTTGTCTTGGTAGAGATACAATTATACGTATCTGTTTTGTAACTCGTTTTCCGTTCCTTTAATATATTCTTACATTTCATCTAAAAAAAACATTATACGGAATATTATTACTAAAAAAAACAATGTATGAAATATTGTAAAGGTAATTATCTAATCACAGAATATAAAACAGGCTGTAAATTTCAgaggtttaaaactagtttaagCATAAGATTCTAATCCATTAATTTTCGAGCATTTTATCCAATAACTGAAGAAAGTCTAAATTAAATCTTGTGAGGAGTTGGTACATTCCACACCATGATGGAATTGATTGGAAATTGATAAATTCAACAATTCTTACGGAGCATATTGTTTCTAAACAAAATAATCACAATTGcttttattcatattaatatatTACACTTTTAAATACAATAAAAACATTTACACTTAAATTAACAATGAATAAATTCAATAGCATATCCCTTAGCGGGACTAGCTTAGAAATAAATAGTAGTAGCATGTACTGCCTAAGTGCCTACGCTTTAGTGAAGAGATAATTATTAACAATCACAGGACGATTCGTCTAATGTTTTCTTTTGGTTGAAAACTCTACAATCTGTTCTAATTTCTCCATTACTACCTTCAAGAACTTGGATACTTCCCATTTTAACAATGGCCTTTGCAAAGCTTTGTCCAAATTGAGCATTAGTACTTGCTGCCATATTCGTAACCAATTTCGCGCTAAGCGGGTCAAGTGCAAGCTCTTGATCAATTTGCAAAATCCCCTTACCACTTTTGATGTCATTATAGTATCTATTATCAAAAGCGAACGATGTGTTTTGATCCAGAAAGGCAGTTGGATTCGTGTTCGAACTCGACCCGCAAATTCCCTTAAGCTTAGTGAGTAAACTCGGATCCATAGTGGTATCCGGAGCCCCGGTTCCTTGGAAATTAGATAACCGGTTTTGAAAAAGGCTACAATGTGAAACACCAACCGTGTGAGCCCCTAGTAGTGCGACCATGTCATTTAATATTAAACCCTTTAGGCTAAAGGCGCGTTGGGCTTGGGATACAGTGAAGGATGGGCTTGGTACGTTAACATCGCTAGCCCTCGACACGAGCCCGTCTCGTCTACCCGTTGGAACGTTATACCTTAGACCACCTGATAAGGCTACTGCGTCCCGAGTTGCAAGGGCTATGATGTCCGCACATGAGACGGTTTGAGGGCATGATTGTTCGAGTTTGGATTTTATTTGGTCTATCAGAGCAAATTCTCTAACGGATCCATTGGGTCCGGCGGCTTTTTCTGCTTGGTTGGTAGAATTCGAGTCGATCAAAATTGACGCGTCACAACCCTGAATCATAATTCAAAACGTTAGCCAACCATTTATAAGATATATAACGTGTAGATAATGTTTTGAGACACATTTAATTACACAAGTTAATTAGGACGTATAAGTTATGTTAATATGATCATATACTACCAACCCTCTAGAGTAGTAGGTCAATATATATAGCTTTGAAATTTGAATATGATAAACATTAGTTGATCTCCTTTAAAACGGGTCACTTTAAGATAATTTTATAGCTAAATATTACAAATTTTGGAAAACAAACTAGCTCCACCATTATAGTTATATTTAACTACaaataaaatgataaaaaaaTTCCGTCTTTTTAGAAAGATGAAAATGGTCCTTGTGAAACAAGAATTTATGGATAAACAATGTATGGGCTTACTTAAAACACTATCCgtctacagctttagacggataatgtccgtctaaagtgagaatttgtgtaattatAGAGATAAGTAGCTATGAATATTATATCAGTAATCCACTTGTAAAGGGAAGTATAGCTTTGAAAAGTGAATACTACTGATAAACATCATATGACTATATGAGTTTACTTATAAACAATCACAATAAAGGCTAAGAGATAAGAAGAGTATAGTAGACATGATGACGAGTTGTTAAAccatgaaaagaaagaaaacctTCTAGAGTAATTGTAAGTAGATAGCTATCTAATCTAACAACAACTAAATTAAATGGAGTATTGTTATAAGTATATAATAGTGCAAAAATTTCTTACCCGAACAAAACAGTCATGGAATTGCATCCGAAGTAACGCCGGAGTTACGGAATTATCAGCTGCGAATCGCTGCTGAACGACTTGTTGGACGATAGTCTCGGCTTTGGGACAAGTTTTGCCATAGAAACCAACTTGTAAAGCTAAAGTAAGAGGCAAAGTCAAGaagatgaagaaggagaaaatatTGATATTGCAATTCTTGAACCCCATTCTAGAATTTCACTTCAACGCAGGTTACACAAATGGGAAAAGTTAAACATAGTTGGAGTATATATAGAGGAATGGAGTAAGCGTCAAGTGTGGGCCCAAATAGGAGTCAAGGTAAAAGTATGAAACCTTGAGATGCTGAAAATTTTGCATGATCTTTTTGACAGAGTCAAACTTAATAATTTGTATTGTGTGTCGTAGTAAGCTTTGTGTGGCCAATGTAGTGGAAGGTTGTTTTATTTTGTGCATGGGCGGCTTAACGTGATTGCTCCACGAAATTACGTAAAACCCAATACGTTTCTGTTTTACAGCTAATTGCTTGCTTTATTATTGCATTTCCTGCTTGGTGACCCAGACATTCTCCGTATCACTCAATGCCACTAGGTTGTTGTGGGTCAATACTTTTTTTATTTTACTAGTTTTATGCCCGTGCAAATTGTACGGGGTTGTCATTTAGGGTTAAGGAGTAGGGTTGTTAATAGGAGATGCACTTTCATGGTAGTATTAATTTTGGAATTCTAgaatttcagaaaaaaaaaaacaaaatctcaAAATTATAAGAGTTAACAAAAGTAGACAAATTGCAAAGAAATAAGTACAACAAAAAGCTGTTACGGGGTACAATCATAAGTTAATTGAACTACGTTATTTGTTCTATTGGACACGCGTATATCATTATCTCAAAAACGTCTTTATACACTACGATTAAGGTAAAAGAATTTACCATTGGTGATATCGGACAACGGAACACGATTAGTGTATCTTGAATCTTGCGTTGTTGAATTAGATATGAGTTCGGACCGATTGTTATTAGCTACATGTACGGAGCCAAATGAGTCAGAAAAACAATGGACCGAAATAAATGACCCACAACAAAACTAATATGCGGCCCAAAGTTACAGCAAATATTTGACCCAAATAGACGGACtcaattaagaaaaaaaattcCGGCCCAAACCTAATGACGTAAACCTACCTGGCCATCCTATATATAAACTGAGAAAGCCAAACCCTAAAATTATTACACACATTTCCGTCACTCACTCACTATATATAAGCTGTCACCGACTCTCTCACTATACTCCTCTCTTATAAACAACTCTCCGTCCTCCTCTAACATTCCGATCATCATTTCCGTCGCCGGATCATTGTTATCACTCTCACTCTAAGCTCTCACCGCGGCACTCACTGTACTCCTCTCTTAAACAACTATTTCCGCCGTCCACTAAAATTCCGATCATCATTTCCGTTGCCTTATCATTGTTAAAGGcgtattttattagttttatcaTCAAATTTTTTATAGTTCTTATAATAACAATGTTTAATATAACAAAGTCGCCGGATCTAAGGcgatatttttcaatttttccgtTTTTGGAGAAATGCATATGTATTAATCTCTAAAAATGTGAGTTTCATTAAATTGTTTCTTTGTTTTTCATGTTCATTTGATCTTAAACCAATAGATCTAGTGAATATGAAATCGGAGGCGATTTTTTTTCAATGTTGCGTTTTTAAGTGCTCCTTTTTTCTGATTTGTAAATAAGGCTGTTAATCCATATTATTACATTGAGAAATTACTCCTTTTTTGGAGTATTGCATGTGTATTCCACTCTAAACAAATGGGTTTCCTTATTTTTTCGGAATTTAttcaagtattttttttttttttgggaaacaAATATTTTTATAGATTGTTcctttggtttttatttttatttgatcATAAAGTATTAGATCTAGTGAGTATTAAATCTTaggctttttttttttaaaaaaaatatctaATTTGTTAATATGGGTGTTAATCCATTTGATTACATAGAAAAAGTACTCCTTTTTTTGGAGGATTACATATGTATTCATCTATAAACATATGGGTTTTACTTATTTTTTCAGTATGTATTcaattgtttcattttttttttttgagaaagtaAAACATTTCTAGATTGATACTTGGGTGTTGATTTTCATTTGACCTTAAACTCCTAGATCTACTGAATATAAGGTGAATATACTATTAATTTTTCTGATTAATTGTTTTACATTTTTCGTGTTTTATTTTTATGTTCATTTATTCAAGTATAAATGATAAATGATGAATTATATTTTAAACATGCAGAGCCGAATCCAAGTTCTGGCCGTATGAGC is a window encoding:
- the LOC141595137 gene encoding peroxidase 57-like encodes the protein MGFKNCNINIFSFFIFLTLPLTLALQVGFYGKTCPKAETIVQQVVQQRFAADNSVTPALLRMQFHDCFVRGCDASILIDSNSTNQAEKAAGPNGSVREFALIDQIKSKLEQSCPQTVSCADIIALATRDAVALSGGLRYNVPTGRRDGLVSRASDVNVPSPSFTVSQAQRAFSLKGLILNDMVALLGAHTVGVSHCSLFQNRLSNFQGTGAPDTTMDPSLLTKLKGICGSSSNTNPTAFLDQNTSFAFDNRYYNDIKSGKGILQIDQELALDPLSAKLVTNMAASTNAQFGQSFAKAIVKMGSIQVLEGSNGEIRTDCRVFNQKKTLDESSCDC